The Rissa tridactyla isolate bRisTri1 chromosome 6, bRisTri1.patW.cur.20221130, whole genome shotgun sequence DNA segment AGAATGAAAATGTATAATCTTGCCAGAATCCAGTTGTGTGATGATTGGCTCAATATATTTTTGGTATCTTTACAGTTCAGAGATTTCAACTGCCCCTGCCATTTTTGTCAAAGGCTTTCTGGCTTTAGACCCTAGGATGAATGAATTTCCATGACAGaagcaatatttttgtttccttagaTTAACCTCTCCACCTCTCCTACACCTGCACAGATAATAAGCCGTTCACAGACCTccaacaccaccagcagcagtaTCACCCAACAGACTATGTTGCTGGGGAGCACCTCTCCGACCCTGAGTGCAAGCCAGGCTCAAATGTATCTACGAGCTCAAATGGTAAGTTTTGATTACAGTTCTTAAGCTTGGTTTTGGTCCATCCATTGTCATCCCCTCCCCGACCCCTCCAATAAATCTTAAccatttcaggttttattttgtgtctataagttatttatgaatgtttttctttAGTTTCAGATAGCACTGAAAATTTAGTCACTAATTTGTGAATATGAGTTTTCTGAAACGCTGTGAACATCAGAAATAAAAGGATTGCTGTAACTTAGTTCCCTGGTGAAGTTTGCTTCAGTGTTTTTAACCTGGTCCTACTAGAATTATTAAATTGATCAAACatgggaaaaatagaaaaagagcaCCTGTCTTTACTGGCTATGTAGAAGGGCATACTGGAGTCTGTGTTGTTTTCCAATGCACTGgtgttgtgatttaaccccaggcagcaactaagcaccacgcagccgctcgctcactcccccccgGTGGGATCGGGGAGATAATCAGAAGTGTAAAAAAGagaactcgtgggttgagataaagatggtttaataagtaaagcaaaagacaCTCCTGACATTTGAGATCTCTTTAAAAATGTGGAAGACTGACTAATGATCTTTCTTCAAAGCCTTCCGTAAAGCTTGTCTTTGCTATATTGCCTATAAAGAAATTAATGGCAGTTAGGTATGCTGGAAGTTGGTAATTTCAGGTTGGTTGTATGATACCTGTTCTCGTTATGAAACTTAATTAGCCTAGGTAAAGTTGATATAACAACTCTGCTTGTTAAATAACATTTTGACAGATAAGAAGATCTTCTAAGTTCTGTTTCTGTAGCATTGTAGATACTGGGCTGCTCTCTTCATGTTTTTTACCCCTGTTTCGCTAATTTGTAATATTAGAGGAAAAGTTCTCTTTAAAGTGCTTGTATGAAGAATGATACGTGTGTGCATATATGAGAGAAAGATATTCTTTGAGTAAgttcatctgaaaagaaaaaagctctacATCGCTACACATAACTTCTGCATCTCTCTttaaatattggggtttttttccacacattTTCAAAGTTTCAGTCTTTTACCAGGTGTGTTTTTCTTGCTTAACAGCTTATTTTTACTCCTGCAACCACTGTGGCTGCTGTCCAGTCTGACATTCCTGTTGTCTCATCATCTTCCTCATCTTCCTGTCAGTCTGCAGCTACTCAGGTGAGCTTGTGGAAATTTTTTAAAGGTATGTCCAGTAGAGCGTGCCAAAACTGAGATGTAAGGAAACATTGTGCTTAGTTTTACTTGCTTATAAAAACTGCTAATGGGTACTGGTTATGTATAACTTCAGTGTCTTCTGTTTACTATCATCGTACATTTAGAGGTGATTGTATTATATGTAAAATTGGGATCCTGGATATGACATTTCAGGTCTTCATATTTAGCTGTCATCTTTATGACTTCAAATAACTTCATGTTAGCAGCTGAACTTGTATCACCTTTTCACTGCTCAACATATTTGTATATCATCTGGAAAAAACATACGGCACAGCACAAATATATACAGAACATATTTGTCATAGTCTTCTGCTCTGAAAAGTAAACACTTACCTAACGAATTTATGCTCTCGTGAAAGATCTTCTCTTCTAGCTTAGCAATTTCTTTAAAAGCCTTTGGTAAACAGACCTCATTTAGAAATCTTTCAGAAATCCAAGCAAATTATACCAGTTGAACGTTCTCTGACCTTATGTTTGTTGACCCCTTCAGAAGATTCCAATAGACTTGTGAGTCACTGCCTCTCCTTTACAGAAGTCGTATTATTGCCTCTGCCTCAGTAGGGCACATGTGTCGGTGTGCTCaataattttgttctttattagAGTTTGTAGCACTGTACCAATTGTATTCATCTCATGAGTAGTGCTTGCTACTCAGCCTGCAGTGTTTCCTTTGGCCACGAGTGGATGTAGTTTCATCACAGACAGTACAAGATGGTCgataatttttattgtttgagCCATACTATGGAATTGATCAACAGATGTTTAGATGAAACTTGTCTTCATTGTATTTACTAGAGCTTCCATGTGTTTCACTGAACTGTTGTTCATATTGAAGCCAGCTTTGTGTAAGAACTTCTGAATGATGGCTGAGAGAATCGTTATGTCTTCCTTTTGAGAATCAAGCTGTTGAGGACTATTACTTGAGCTATGAGCTATTGCTAATGATTTGAAAACTTGTCTCTTCCCAGGCTTTTCCGGAAGTTTCTTGTGAGTGGTATGCAAGTGTTGGGAGTTACTAGTCTTTGCTATTGTTTGTCCATTGTAATAAATGTTCTTGTATCAGTCTGAATGCAGTCAAAGTGAGATCTTCTGCCACTGACTTTGTTGAATTAGTGCTCTTTTCTTGACGGTGTTCCTAACTTGTTTTAGCCTTTACTGGAGCTTTGCTTTCAGTTTGACTTGAATACAGCTTTGCAACTCTTCCTGTAAGTatgttttcagttgctttctcAGCACATGTTGAGCTCTTTCCCTTTCATTTGTGTTTCCAGCAAAGCAAACGGCATGCTATGAGACTGAGAGTCTAATGGGAACCGTGCTTTCGGTATACGATAGGCTCGACTGTAAGACCAAGGCTTTTATTACTGGGTCCTAATAAAAGGGCATGGTAAAGCCTTCCTGCCATTGCTTCCAATATTTCAGTTGACCTTTTGCTTCCCATGTTGAATAGATTCCTCTTAACTGCAGAAACAAAGTCAGAGTCTGTCATTAGAGTGTGTGTGTCACTACGTAGGTTTGTCATGATTGAGTTTATTAGGTCACATACGGTATCTTCACACATATCTTTGGGGAGCATCCCCTTCAAAAACACCCAAACAGGTTCAGGTAGGTGTCTTCGTTTGGACTTCTTGTCTTCAAGAGTGACTGTTAAAGGATCTTGATTAGCATAAGCTGTTAGCCTCTCACAGAAACATAATAATCTCATACCAGTTGTTTTATTTGCCCAGACATCTGTTTATCTATAGGCTTTTCTCCTTATTTGCAGGCATTTTGATTGGACATATCACTAGACAAGAGTGATGTTTTCCTAGAACCTGGTTTGTCTTCTCTTTTATTAATCCTCTGTAGAGATCATCTGAGGAACTGATCATATGTAATAGCTTATTAGTAGCTGTTCTTCTGTGATTTGTTGTTCGCAGATCCAAAAGAACTTTTAGCTTTTCACTTCATGAGTAGAACCTTTACTTGCTTGGTGCCTGTATTTATTTGCAGTGCCTCTCAGTTTTTCGGAGAACTCTTTCTGTGCAAATTgaacaaccaaagaaaaaagttaatttactTATGATGAAGTCTCATCTGAGTCTGCTTCCTTTTCGACGATGTGAAGACCTTAGAGATATGTCACTGTTCTGAGAACAGTGATAAATGGTATATCATTGAAGCttgctttccctttgcttttccagtacGTATCTGAGGGGGCCGGAGCTTGCTAGAATCCAGATGTGTGCTTATGAAGGATGTTTTTGGGCAAGCTCACAATGTTAAGTTCATCAGTTGAGCCTTCATTGAAAACACAGACTGCCCCTTCAGTGGTGGAGTTATCGTGCCTCATTATCCTTTACCACAGCTGCCTGCCTTTCCTCCAGATTCTGCAGAGCAAGTTGTAAAATGCAGACAGGTTACTGGATGGGCTAGCAgctatttttgcatttgtatcTTTGTCTTTTATGTTCAAGGTAAAGCGTATGACTTTACAGTCTTGTCCCTTCTGTACCGTAGGGTTTTAGAGGCCTACTTTGCAGAAGTCTGCCTGACTCGGTAACTTCCTGAGACATCATTGCAGAGGGACAGTAGAATCTCGCCCCAGGCCATAGAGCATTATTCAGTCAGATGAGCTGCTGTGGTGACCCTGTCAAACTGTTCTTCTCCCCTCCCAATGTTCAGTACTGCCCTATTGCCAGATGTTGTTAACCTTGGTTGTCTGGTAGTTTCTATAGCAGCGATGACATTGCAAAGGTCCAGTTTCATCCATAGTCAGTGAGGCAATGGAAAAGCTTTAACAccggaacattttattttttttttttaccttgtgaCAAATATGTCCTTGGGGTTTCAGTCAGCTGGGCTTAGAGAAATGTCTTTGTTTACCATATTAGCCAACCCGAGCAAGTAGGCAATGCCAGTTAATAAGAAGTGTGTGTACATAGATGTGTATATTACACTTAGCCAAGATGTTTGTGAAAGTAAAATATGGTGATCTCACAGTATCATCTTCCATGTAGAAGTATCAGAGAAACTCAGAAGTTCATCAATGATTAGCGGTGTCTCAATGGCACACCTAACATGGCCTGTTAGGTGAACTAACGCTTCTCTCCTACTTactcttcttcccttctgcttttatacttttttcttttcacatgcgTCCCCCTCATGTATGAGCTGGATGTCTCAGATGTGTTACCTTATCTGTTCAGGTGTGCTGAAGGTTGATTTGTACTCACAGAGATCGGATTGCGGTAAATGCCTCCTGCATGCCAATAAGGAAACAAATACTGTTATCTTCAGAACAGGATTTGAATGCATCCTGTGGTAACACACCAAACAGTAAAATGTCAACTAGCTGTTCATCACACAAGTACTAACTGTTCAATGTGGAAGGGATTATGTAAAGTATGATGTAAATTAGTGCTACAAGGGTAGTCTTTatccttgaaaataaaatgctggcTCAGGATGTAGGATTGGAAAGGTGGCATCATTATTCACAGAATCTGGCTGTGGTATAACAGACGTTAGTGAAAATAATCACCAACTGATTTACATTTCAGAAGGCAAACCTTTTGTTTCATGTGACATTGGAAGTGTCATGATGAAAAGCTACATTAATATTGCTGTAGAAATAAAGGGCTCGGGTTTGTTAAGACATGGATAACATACAGCAGATTCTGATCCCACTGACTACCCAGGGCTCTGGTTTACGTCAGTGTCTGCAAACATACCTACAGACCACTGCACTTCTGCAAcgtcagtataaaaaaaaattgcatttgcttAAGATGCTTTGTGTCATTCACTTTGAAGgcacaataaaagagaaaaaaatgcaagtttaaattcaaattaatGTTTATACTTCTCTAAATTCTGTGTCTTAAAAGATACTTTGATATGCAGATTTTTAACTTCTCATGTATTTTGATCACATGGGATGAGAAGCACTACATAACGTTATTCTTTTGCTATTTTTGCCTAGATATTTGGCACAGATGTttatatggtttggtttttttcatgttttgttcatTTCCCAGGTTCAGAACTTGACATTGCGCAGTCAGAAGTTGGGTGTATTGTCAAGTTCACAGAATGGCCCACCAAAGAGCAGCAGTCAAACTCAGTCGTTGTCTCTCTGCCCTAATAAACCTGTAACCAGTTCCAAGGGCAGCCAACCAGATCCctcagaaagcaacagaaaaggcgAGAGCCCAACTCCAGAGTGTCGGAGTACTCCAGTCACACGGACATCAAGCATACATCACTTAATAACACCAGGTAGGATGAAAATGGAGATataagaaagttattttaattaaagttaatTTGTATGTTATGGCTTTGTCAGAGTCCAGTGCTCTTTGATTGGATTCTCTTAAATATTCCATATGAGAGAGTTTAATGTTAATAGTAAATTTACTTATTCGTTGATATTGGATGTTACACAGGACTTCAGGAGTGTGATACAGCACTGTTTTTAAATCGTAATACAAGCATGATTCTCATCACTGGTCTGTCTGTATGCTTACGGTCAGGACATGTCATCCCCAATCTCTGGGAAGCAATACATGGTTTGAAACCACCTCAAACCTCTTACCGTCATCAAAATctattttgctgggttttttggcttttttttttttctgtcttatcaGTGTCATCAGAACGTTCTTATATCAAGTACTTCTATAAATCCATAGGTAATAGTGCCCCAGAGTCTTAGTATTTCGTATCAAGAGATAAATCAAAATAAGCATGCAGTTGGTTAGATAGGCATTTACATTGCATGTAATGTATTTGCGTTTTAGcttctttattttgaaagagTAAGGGTAGTCTGGATAATTGGTCTGAATTATGTGGAATTTAGCTTGGCTTAATGGCAGCTTTTAGAGAAGGAGTAAGACTGTGAGGCAGACGTTCTTGAGGTATTGAGCCCTAATGCTCTTAGAACACACTTCTGTAAGGAAAAATTCCATCTTCACTAgcagaataaacaaaaaagacaacATAAATGAGTTGTTTCTCAAGTGGAAAAGACAAAGCAAGAAGTTGTTTGCATGTGGAGGAAAATATGTGTGTGCGCTGTAAGGAATTACTAGCGAGTCACTGGTTCACTTAAAGGTGATGTGTTATCTCTGGAAGCTGCACTATTCTTAGATTCATACCTTTCAGTCTGTGTGTTCAAGTTCAGGCACATACTTGGAAAGGTTTTAATTCCTACTGAGCTCTTGGAATTTTGTTTAGTCTCTTAAAATTGTTTTACCTAAACTTCAACTTAGCAGTTATCAATAAATCCTCTTGATTGTGACATGTTATCTCTTCCATTCCAGTCTGTTTCAAAGCAAAAGTTAAATCCATTTAAAGTTGCATGTAATTCTTAAATAAGCAAAGGGTTTTTCAGCAATAATCTTAGAAATAGCCCCAAAAAGATAAGTTTAGATACTTTTATATAGGAAGTAcctgtatatatataaatatgtatatatgtaaaaagCATGGGTATGTTCCCTTATTCATTGCTGCATTTGGCTTTGGAAATTGATGTATATTCCACTAATAAATTGTTCTTGTGTACTATATGCTGTCAAAGAAGATATTTCTAAACATAGATCCAAAGGGTTGAAAAAATTGTGCTAGTCTTACTTTAAAGTAaaaacttcctttcttttaatatttttataatgttctctgtacttaaagaaataaatactaattgtcacttttttccccccctcacagCTTCATATTCTCCATTGCAACCTCATTCTCTAGTAAAACATCAGCAGATCCCGCTTCATTCACCACCTCCAAAGATTTCCCATCATCAGCTGatactgcaacagcagcagcaagtccAGCCAATTGCACTTCAGACTCCTTCGGGTCAGGAACCCCCTCCGTCACAGCACTGTCTACCACTCCCAAGCCATGgtcttcctccagctcccagcagtgTCCAGTCTCATTGCTCACCTATTCACATCCATCCTCCGCCTCTAACACTGTCTCCTACTCCATCCCAGTCAGCTCAGCAGTCAGTAGTGGTATCTCCTCCACCTTCTCACTCCCCTAGTCAATCACCCACAATAATTATTCACCCTCAAGCACTTATTCAGTCACAGGCAAACTCCCTTGTGCCAACAGCTCTTCAGCCAGAGCAGACTGCTCCTCAGCAGACTTCTACCAATCCAGTTCGACCAATTGCACAGCCACTTAATCTTCCATCGCATCTTCCACTTCCATCTTCCCCTGCTGTACATATAGGCTCAGTAGATCAGCCCAGCTTGGTTTCCTCAGGCCAACAGATCGTGTCCTCAACACCACACCAGCAATATCCAGCCTTGCAGTCCACACCTATCCCTCTTgcagctcctcctcagctgtcagcaTCCTCAACCCAGATTCAACAGCTGCCGTTGCAGTCTGTGCAGTCTTTGCAAGTGCAGCCTGAAATTCTGTCCCAGGGCCAGGTTTTGGTTCAAAACACTTTGGTTTCTGAGGAAGAACTTCCTGCTGCAGAAGCTTTGGTCCAGCTGCCATTTCAGACTCTTCCACCTCCACAGACTGTTGCAGTGAATCTCCAAGTGCAGCCGTCGGTACCAATTGAAACTCCAGTGGTAAGTGGTAATGTTACAGCCCTTTATTCTTTATCCTCAGCTTCCCTAAATCTGGCCCATTGACTTCAGAGGGAGCTAAACCAGGTGGTAGACAGAGCACCAGAAGAAAACTACTGATTACAGAAATGAGTTTTAAGAAAACAATAGacattttcctctgattttttttggctttttgtaaTGGATCATCAGTCAATGATATCAACCAAGAATTATGAGAGTGCAACTTTTTGACCTAAAATCTTGCCTCCTAATGAAATTGCAGCATATctaaagttaaaaaaagcaagtaaatatATGTCAATGCTTacatcaaaataaattttgataaaTACACCATATGGACTGTAAGCTTTTACCTCTTTATGTTAGTGCAAATATAATACAGGCAATTGAAATTCTGAGTTAGGAGAATCATCTCTATACTAGATACGAAGGTGTGTAGCAGATTATTCAGATAATAGAGTTCTGGGTAATTAATTTTGTACTAACATTGAAAAGATCCTCTTCATAATATGGGAATTTTTGATGCTGTCTTCGTGTTCCCCATCGCTGCCATTTTAATTTAGTTCAGTGTTAGTTTCAGACGTCAGCAGTTTGTAACTGAAGGTTTCAGCTTCGCTCACGCTGAGCCAAAATCATGTACAGTGAAATAAAACTATACGCATATAATGCTGACACTTAAGATGGCATTGCTAGGCTTTAGTGGCAACGTGCTGATGAGACTAATGTGAGCAAAAGAATCAACAGCTTTTGTAGGCTTTTTTCAGGTTAACAACAGGTTAAGGAAGAAGGTGTGCTGTTAATTTATATTAAGAGGGTAATGATAATCTCAACTCTCTGATACTTCATGTAGAAACTGGGCAAAAGAGTAGAAGCCAGGTTTGCTTTTGACAAGGTGGTGTTTTACATCCTAATTTGCTGAACTGGCTGTCAGTAATTCATGTAAATTTACTTTAATACTTTTGAGGAAAATACCTTATTATATCTGATAACCACTAATGCTTGATAGTCTTGGTGTACTCTTCTGAAATACTTGATTTGATTACACTGCAGTATAAGATAGAGAACAATTTGCAGACTTGTCATTTTGTTAGAAAGCTTGCATTTTGCAGAAGTGTTTAAATAGCTACAAATGTgtgcttaaataaaaatacagtaaactaTAAAGATAAGACATAGAAAAAGTCAAGTTCTCTGGCCTGTTGGATAGAACTGTGCCTCTTTATATGTTGCTATTTGTaacaaaatactgtaatttcGCTGTGATAGACATTGTGATGTCCCCAGAGTTCATTGTTTTGTAGACATTTTGGAAACTATTTTATTAGGATTTGGAAAGTATTTTATTAGATTAGCATACTTTAACATTTTAACtggtaatttgttttaaaaactgtatttatgcAACTCTTTTAAGGTATTAAGATAGAATGGAAATCTCTCTAAAGCAATAGTTTGTTGGATGCAGATTTATCAAGTGGAGAATGTATGTGAAGAAGAGATGCCCGAGGATTCCGATTGTGTCCATATGGCTAGAACACCTACACCACCCACTTTGTCTCCACCAGCCATACCCTTGGGGAACGGAGAGGCACTTAATTCAGAAGATCCTTTGTCAGGTGAGAACAAACGTCAAACTAAGGTAGCTGTTCTGCTTAGAAACTTCTACTCGTTATtcgtgttttaaaataaaaatctatgattTTGATCTTTTTTATAATTTAGTGCTATCATTTTTTAAGTAAAGGAAACTGTATAAAATATAATAGAAATCCATGTGGTAGAACAAATGGTTCAGTCCCAAAGGTGTAGCGTGTATATATATTTGGATAACATATAGCATGGAAAATGCTTGTTTGAGCTCTTTGGCATATACTTTTATACTAAAATCTTAACAGGATTGTCAATCTCCAATTAATCTTTTAAGTGATAGCTGTGTGATATGGGCACAATATGCTGACTGATCTGGTGTGAAGATTGATTTTACAGAATCGGGGTCAGCAGTCAGAAGTTGCTGTCAGAATGGTTGACTACGCTATATGATTCTTtttggcacctttttttttatatgccaCAGTAAGGAGCTGTTCTAATGCAAATGCTACCAGTGaacatttttcctcttcagtggAAGATATACATGCCTGTATAAATTGTTGTCCTGCAAACTAAAGTAACTTCCCCAATGTGCTAAATACACAAATATAAACTCTCTCTATAGAtatagatgtgtgtgtatatatatattttatgcagGTAACTGGGTGCTTAGTGATGCTTAGTGGCTTGATGTTGTATATACTTGTGACCCTGCAGCTTATTGCGGCTCAAAGCATCTCTGAAAATGAATTCTTTCGTTAGAAATACGTCAGCTGCTCGGTCTCGAGGATCCAATGTTTGAAAATACTGGTTTCTGCTTTTGACTTACGGATTTGTGATTTGTGTAGGTAATTAATGTCCAACTATGCTTATAGCTAGCAGGTGCTGagtaaaggaaaatgtttacGTGAGAACTGTTTGTTTGTGGAATAGTCTGTAAAGGAAAACCATCTTGTTTTGAAGGTAAAATCTATAAACCATAGGAAAAAGGTTGTGTTACAGGATAATGAGTGCAGAGATGGGCGTGTTTATCACCTCTTAGTTCTGAAATTCTGAGCTAACAGTTGGTTATAAGTGATAAAAACATAACgtactttgttatttttttttcagaacatggGGGACTACCTTCAGTGACATCATCAGTCAGTGCCTCAGTAATTAAATCTCCATCTGACCCTTCACATGCTTCTATTCCACCACCACCTCTTTTGCTCCCAGCAGCAACAACAAGGAGCAACAGCACATCAATGCCCAATAGCATTCCTAGCCTAGAAAATAAACCTCCACAAGCTATTGTTAAACCACAGATCCTGACCCATGTTATTGAAGGTTTTGTGATTCAGGAGGGGTTAGAGCCGTTCCCTGTAAGTGTAAGAGTCACTATGAATTTTTTTACTACTAGTTTTTAAAACAAGCTGTTTTTAAGGGTGATGTTATTTGTGGCTAGTAGCTATTTAGGTCttgaataatttttcaaatgttgCTTTTGACCTTTTTTCCACTGATTGGTAACCTGTTTCCTACAGCATTCAGTATACTTAAATACTGTTTGTATTGTCTTACGTACATAATCGGAATTCATGCTGCTGTTTGGCTTGCCAGTATCACTGAATGACAAAGTACTTAAATGAAAGCAGAGACACAGTAGAGTAGACAGGCTATATCCAGAGAGAACTACAGGGAGTGATTTTACCGTTTGCcaataacttctttttatgttTGTCTGTCTCCTGCATACTTTAATTTAAACCTCTGAGATGAGTCTGTGTTAAAATTCTAAAAGGTTAAAATTTCATTGTTTAAAGCACTGGCCAAGCCCCTTACTGAGCTTGATGTGATTAGTACTGCGTCTAGTAAGGAATACTGTTGAAAATTTAAATCCACAAATGGACAGTTTAAAACCTATGGGCCTGCCTTATTAACTAATTCAGTGTCTCTCATTTTCCTATTCCTTCATCTCTCTAGATATAATGCGTTTCTTCCTTTATTAAACGTAATTG contains these protein-coding regions:
- the PHC3 gene encoding polyhomeotic-like protein 3 isoform X8 — encoded protein: MENEPNTTTCSASTTTITTTSTSRTQLPQISVYSGSDRHAVQVIQQALHRPPSSAAQYLQQMYAAQQQHLMLQTAALQQQHLSSTQFQSLATVPQASLSGGRQCTSPTGSVTQQSSMSQTSINLSTSPTPAQIISRSQTSNTTSSSITQQTMLLGSTSPTLSASQAQMYLRAQMLIFTPATTVAAVQSDIPVVSSSSSSSCQSAATQVQNLTLRSQKLGVLSSSQNGPPKSSSQTQSLSLCPNKPVTSSKGSQPDPSESNRKGESPTPECRSTPVTRTSSIHHLITPASYSPLQPHSLVKHQQIPLHSPPPKISHHQLILQQQQQVQPIALQTPSGQEPPPSQHCLPLPSHGLPPAPSSVQSHCSPIHIHPPPLTLSPTPSQSAQQSVVVSPPPSHSPSQSPTIIIHPQALIQSQANSLVPTALQPEQTAPQQTSTNPVRPIAQPLNLPSHLPLPSSPAVHIGSVDQPSLVSSGQQIVSSTPHQQYPALQSTPIPLAAPPQLSASSTQIQQLPLQSVQSLQVQPEILSQGQVLVQNTLVSEEELPAAEALVQLPFQTLPPPQTVAVNLQVQPSVPIETPVIYQVENVCEEEMPEDSDCVHMARTPTPPTLSPPAIPLGNGEALNSEDPLSEHGGLPSVTSSVSASVIKSPSDPSHASIPPPPLLLPAATTRSNSTSMPNSIPSLENKPPQAIVKPQILTHVIEGFVIQEGLEPFPVSRSSLLVEQPAEKRLLVEGQIMSVVCVESDLQNTKHADNSSDTEIEDMIAEEGLDEIENELLKCEFCGKMGYSNKFLRSKRFCSTSCAKRHSLSCTKKFGLFTSDKTNRWNRKSDSQSLGRRGRRPSGPDGASRDHFLRQKKIWLLMKMLFQLP
- the PHC3 gene encoding polyhomeotic-like protein 3 isoform X5; its protein translation is MENEPNTTTCSASTTTITTTSTSRTQLPQISVYSGSDRHAVQINLSTSPTPAQIISRSQTSNTTSSSITQQTMLLGSTSPTLSASQAQMYLRAQMLIFTPATTVAAVQSDIPVVSSSSSSSCQSAATQVQNLTLRSQKLGVLSSSQNGPPKSSSQTQSLSLCPNKPVTSSKGSQPDPSESNRKGESPTPECRSTPVTRTSSIHHLITPASYSPLQPHSLVKHQQIPLHSPPPKISHHQLILQQQQQVQPIALQTPSGQEPPPSQHCLPLPSHGLPPAPSSVQSHCSPIHIHPPPLTLSPTPSQSAQQSVVVSPPPSHSPSQSPTIIIHPQALIQSQANSLVPTALQPEQTAPQQTSTNPVRPIAQPLNLPSHLPLPSSPAVHIGSVDQPSLVSSGQQIVSSTPHQQYPALQSTPIPLAAPPQLSASSTQIQQLPLQSVQSLQVQPEILSQGQVLVQNTLVSEEELPAAEALVQLPFQTLPPPQTVAVNLQVQPSVPIETPVIYQVENVCEEEMPEDSDCVHMARTPTPPTLSPPAIPLGNGEALNSEDPLSEHGGLPSVTSSVSASVIKSPSDPSHASIPPPPLLLPAATTRSNSTSMPNSIPSLENKPPQAIVKPQILTHVIEGFVIQEGLEPFPVSRSSLLVEQPAEKRLLVEGQIMSVVCVESDLQNTKHADNSSDTEIEDMIAEEGLDEIENELLKCEFCGKMGYSNKFLRSKRFCSTSCAKRHSLSCTKKFGLFTSDKTNRWNRKSDSQSLGRRGRRPSGPDGASRDHFLRQLPITYPSAEEDMASHEDAVPTAMTTRLRRQSERERERELRELRMRKMPESIDLLPVVQADPSVWTVDEVWAFIHSLPGCQDIADEFRAQEIDGQALLLLKEDHLMSAMNIKLGPALKICARINSLKES
- the PHC3 gene encoding polyhomeotic-like protein 3 isoform X9, which produces MENEPNTTTCSASTTTITTTSTSRTQLPQISVYSGSDRHAVQVIQQALHRPPSSAAQYLQQMYAAQQQHLMLQTAALQQQHLSSTQFQSLATVPQASLSGGRQCTSPTGSVTQQSSMSQTSINLSTSPTPAQIISRSQTSNTTSSSITQQTMLLGSTSPTLSASQAQMYLRAQMLIFTPATTVAAVQSDIPVVSSSSSSSCQSAATQVQNLTLRSQKLGVLSSSQNGPPKSSSQTQSLSLCPNKPVTSSKGSQPDPSESNRKGESPTPECRSTPVTRTSSIHHLITPASYSPLQPHSLVKHQQIPLHSPPPKISHHQLILQQQQQVQPIALQTPSGQEPPPSQHCLPLPSHGLPPAPSSVQSHCSPIHIHPPPLTLSPTPSQSAQQSVVVSPPPSHSPSQSPTIIIHPQALIQSQANSLVPTALQPEQTAPQQTSTNPVRPIAQPLNLPSHLPLPSSPAVHIGSVDQPSLVSSGQQIVSSTPHQQYPALQSTPIPLAAPPQLSASSTQIQQLPLQSVQSLQVQPEILSQGQVLVQNTLVSEEELPAAEALVQLPFQTLPPPQTVAVNLQVQPSVPIETPVIYQVENVCEEEMPEDSDCVHMARTPTPPTLSPPAIPLGNGEALNSEDPLSEHGGLPSVTSSVSASVIKSPSDPSHASIPPPPLLLPAATTRSNSTSMPNSIPSLENKPPQAIVKPQILTHVIEGFVIQEGLEPFPVSRSSLLVEQPAEKRLLVEGQIMSVVCVESDLQNTKHADNSSDTEIEDMIAEEGLDEIENELLKCEFCGKMGYSNKFLRSKRFCSTSCAKSFQLLIHLQKKIWLLMKMLFQLP
- the PHC3 gene encoding polyhomeotic-like protein 3 isoform X10; its protein translation is MENEPNTTTCSASTTTITTTSTSRTQLPQISVYSGSDRHAVQVIQQALHRPPSSAAQYLQQMYAAQQQHLMLQTAALQQQHLSSTQFQSLATVPQASLSGGRQCTSPTGSVTQQSSMSQTSINLSTSPTPAQIISRSQTSNTTSSSITQQTMLLGSTSPTLSASQAQMYLRAQMLIFTPATTVAAVQSDIPVVSSSSSSSCQSAATQVQNLTLRSQKLGVLSSSQNGPPKSSSQTQSLSLCPNKPVTSSKGSQPDPSESNRKGESPTPECRSTPVTRTSSIHHLITPASYSPLQPHSLVKHQQIPLHSPPPKISHHQLILQQQQQVQPIALQTPSGQEPPPSQHCLPLPSHGLPPAPSSVQSHCSPIHIHPPPLTLSPTPSQSAQQSVVVSPPPSHSPSQSPTIIIHPQALIQSQANSLVPTALQPEQTAPQQTSTNPVRPIAQPLNLPSHLPLPSSPAVHIGSVDQPSLVSSGQQIVSSTPHQQYPALQSTPIPLAAPPQLSASSTQIQQLPLQSVQSLQVQPEILSQGQVLVQNTLVSEEELPAAEALVQLPFQTLPPPQTVAVNLQVQPSVPIETPVIYQVENVCEEEMPEDSDCVHMARTPTPPTLSPPAIPLGNGEALNSEDPLSEHGGLPSVTSSVSASVIKSPSDPSHASIPPPPLLLPAATTRSNSTSMPNSIPSLENKPPQAIVKPQILTHVIEGFVIQEGLEPFPVSRSSLLVEQPAEKRLLVEGQIMSVVCVESDLQNTKHADNSSDTEIEDMIAEEGLDEIENELLKCEFCGKMGYSNKFLRSKRFCSTSCAKRRRYGFS